A window of Halomonas sp. H10-9-1 contains these coding sequences:
- a CDS encoding TRAP transporter small permease, giving the protein MTYRLRSLYNLGGYLAAACLTLICLLISAQIVGRIIDKIATAIGGDRIGLAIPGLSEISGFLLVGASFLGLAYTFVHGGHIRVTLLIGRLPPAVRAWVEVFCLSVALALALYLAWNLYWLLDDSIAFNETSYGLLRIPLWIPQSAMLAGVVIFCLSLIECLFQTLTAAVRAPHDFTIDDSGHE; this is encoded by the coding sequence ATGACCTATCGACTACGTTCACTTTACAACCTGGGCGGTTATCTGGCCGCCGCCTGCCTGACGTTGATCTGCCTGCTGATCAGCGCCCAGATCGTGGGTCGCATCATCGACAAGATCGCTACCGCCATCGGTGGCGACCGCATCGGCCTGGCGATTCCCGGCCTCTCCGAGATCTCCGGTTTCCTGCTGGTCGGCGCCAGCTTCCTGGGACTCGCCTATACCTTCGTGCACGGCGGCCATATCCGCGTCACCCTGCTGATCGGCCGCCTGCCCCCGGCAGTGCGTGCCTGGGTCGAGGTCTTCTGTCTCTCCGTCGCCCTGGCCCTTGCGCTCTACCTGGCCTGGAACCTCTACTGGCTGCTCGACGACAGCATCGCCTTCAACGAGACCTCCTACGGGCTACTGCGCATTCCGCTCTGGATCCCCCAGTCGGCGATGCTCGCCGGCGTGGTGATCTTCTGCCTGTCCCTGATCGAATGCCTCTTCCAGACCTTGACCGCCGCCGTGCGCGCGCCACACGACTTCACCATCGACGACAGCGGCCACGAGTGA
- a CDS encoding TRAP transporter substrate-binding protein codes for MPVIQSRFPHLATAAALGVSLATLSTTAQATTEWDMPTPYGDRTFHTVNIREFADDVREATDGELDITVHSNGSLIGHAEIKNSVRRGIVPMGELIMSRLANENPIFEVDSVPYLAASYEEAWDLWEASREIIAEELEQQGLRLLFAVPWPPQGIYTNTAIESGDDLKNLSMRAYNTASERIAQLTGAVPTQVEVPDIPTAFSTGRVEAMITSPATGADTKAWDYLSHFNHAQLWLPKNMIIVSEKAFSRLDEATRQALLDAAAEAETRGWEMSRQETDDALAVLEENGIVVDEPSEALAAKLKEVGETMTQEWVESAGEQGQAILEAYQSARE; via the coding sequence ATGCCTGTTATCCAATCCCGGTTTCCCCACCTGGCCACCGCTGCGGCCCTCGGCGTCAGCCTGGCCACCCTGAGCACCACTGCCCAGGCGACCACCGAGTGGGACATGCCCACCCCCTATGGGGATCGCACCTTCCACACCGTGAACATCCGCGAGTTCGCCGACGACGTGCGCGAGGCCACCGACGGCGAACTGGATATCACCGTGCACTCCAACGGATCGCTGATCGGCCATGCCGAGATCAAGAACTCCGTGCGCCGCGGCATCGTGCCCATGGGCGAGCTGATCATGTCCCGACTGGCCAACGAGAACCCCATCTTCGAGGTGGACTCGGTGCCCTACCTGGCCGCCAGCTATGAAGAGGCCTGGGATCTGTGGGAGGCCTCGCGGGAGATCATCGCCGAGGAGCTCGAGCAGCAGGGCCTGCGCCTGCTGTTTGCCGTGCCGTGGCCGCCTCAGGGGATCTACACCAACACGGCCATCGAGAGCGGCGACGACCTCAAGAACCTGAGCATGCGTGCCTACAACACCGCCAGCGAGCGCATCGCCCAGCTCACCGGCGCGGTGCCCACCCAGGTGGAGGTTCCCGACATCCCCACCGCCTTCAGCACCGGTCGCGTCGAGGCCATGATCACCTCGCCGGCCACCGGCGCCGACACCAAGGCCTGGGACTACCTGAGCCACTTCAACCACGCCCAGCTGTGGCTGCCCAAGAACATGATCATCGTCAGCGAGAAGGCCTTCTCGCGCCTGGATGAGGCCACCCGGCAGGCACTGCTCGACGCCGCCGCCGAGGCCGAGACCCGCGGCTGGGAGATGAGCCGCCAGGAGACCGACGACGCCCTCGCGGTGCTCGAGGAGAATGGCATCGTGGTCGACGAGCCCAGCGAGGCACTGGCCGCAAAGCTCAAGGAAGTGGGTGAGACCATGACCCAGGAGTGGGTCGAAAGCGCCGGCGAGCAGGGTCAGGCGATCCTCGAGGCCTACCAGAGCGCCAGGGAGTAA
- a CDS encoding 5-oxoprolinase subunit PxpA yields MRLRPLLLNADMGESFGPWVMGMDHEVMPHVDLANVACGFHASDPDVIRMTVRLAAKHGVRVGAHPAYPDMVGFGRRSMACSTEEVENLVLYQLGALYGLCRAEGVSVNYVKPHGALYNDMARDPELMGAVMRAILAFDPDLPLMTMATRDTRAVRELAEAQGITLWFEAFADRAYDSEGRLVSRRELGAVHHDCEVIVDQAVRIASGKPLVASDGSELILAADTLCVHGDNPESIAAVKAIREALNRLGAEA; encoded by the coding sequence ATGCGGTTACGTCCCTTGCTGCTCAATGCCGACATGGGCGAGAGCTTCGGCCCCTGGGTGATGGGGATGGATCACGAGGTGATGCCCCACGTCGACCTGGCCAACGTGGCCTGCGGCTTTCACGCCTCGGATCCCGACGTGATTCGTATGACGGTTCGCCTGGCCGCCAAGCATGGGGTCCGGGTAGGCGCGCATCCCGCCTACCCGGACATGGTGGGCTTTGGCCGCCGCTCCATGGCCTGTTCGACGGAGGAGGTGGAGAACCTGGTGCTCTATCAACTGGGTGCGCTCTACGGGCTGTGTCGAGCCGAGGGCGTATCGGTGAATTATGTGAAGCCCCATGGCGCTCTCTATAACGACATGGCACGCGACCCCGAGCTCATGGGCGCAGTGATGAGGGCGATACTCGCCTTCGACCCCGACCTGCCGCTGATGACCATGGCCACCCGGGACACCCGGGCGGTGCGTGAACTGGCCGAGGCACAGGGCATCACCCTGTGGTTCGAGGCCTTCGCCGACCGCGCCTACGACAGCGAGGGCAGGCTGGTCTCCCGCCGCGAACTGGGGGCGGTGCACCACGACTGTGAGGTGATTGTCGATCAGGCGGTACGCATTGCCAGCGGCAAGCCACTTGTCGCCAGCGACGGCAGTGAACTGATACTGGCCGCCGATACCCTCTGCGTGCATGGCGATAATCCCGAGTCCATCGCCGCGGTGAAGGCGATACGCGAGGCCCTGAACCGGCTCGGGGCCGAGGCATGA
- the pxpB gene encoding 5-oxoprolinase subunit PxpB, with product MSRGMGREARLPRIESAGLDGWMVRLFERIDEQNLAWLGALGRRCEVEFGAALVDLVPSYTTLLVVFDPLRLAPASARQRLAALLVDLEPGEAAAAGEVRELPTWYDPSVGPDLERIALHTGMRVEEVIDRHAGREYRVFALGFAPGFAFMGLLDERLETPRLDTPRQRVPVNSVAIAGRQTAAYPAVSPGGWNLLGRTSARLFDRHREGFSLLKVGDRVRFVPVDLATFERQGGDATPVEGRA from the coding sequence ATGAGCCGCGGGATGGGCCGTGAGGCGCGCCTGCCACGCATCGAGTCGGCCGGCCTGGATGGCTGGATGGTGCGGCTCTTCGAGCGAATCGATGAGCAGAACCTGGCCTGGCTGGGCGCGCTGGGACGCCGCTGCGAGGTCGAGTTCGGTGCAGCGCTGGTCGACCTGGTGCCGTCCTACACCACCCTGCTGGTGGTGTTTGATCCACTTCGGCTCGCGCCTGCCTCGGCGAGGCAACGCCTGGCGGCACTGCTGGTGGATCTCGAGCCGGGGGAGGCGGCCGCGGCCGGAGAGGTGCGTGAACTGCCCACCTGGTACGACCCCAGCGTGGGGCCGGATCTCGAACGCATCGCCCTGCATACGGGCATGCGCGTGGAGGAGGTGATTGATCGTCATGCCGGCCGGGAGTATCGCGTCTTCGCGTTGGGCTTCGCGCCCGGTTTCGCCTTCATGGGGCTGCTCGATGAGCGCCTCGAGACGCCCAGGCTCGACACGCCGCGCCAGAGGGTGCCGGTCAACAGCGTGGCCATCGCCGGCCGGCAGACCGCCGCCTATCCGGCGGTGTCACCGGGGGGCTGGAACCTGCTGGGACGCACCTCGGCACGCCTGTTCGATCGCCACCGTGAGGGCTTCAGCCTGCTCAAGGTGGGCGACCGGGTGCGCTTCGTGCCGGTGGACCTGGCCACTTTTGAGCGCCAGGGCGGCGATGCGACGCCGGTGGAGGGGCGGGCATGA
- a CDS encoding biotin-dependent carboxyltransferase family protein, with protein sequence MSKYTVIGLRVERAGPLALLQDAGRFGVRRLGVTQGGPADLHGWAWANRLVDNAWGTPALEITFGGLKLVAERDLTIAVAGGDLSATLEGRPLPLWQPVSLREGQALAFAAPRNGLRAYLAVAGGFQAEPVLGSVSCVVREGLGGFDGSGGKLADGDRLAVTADAGRRVQEKGLPAAECPDYASPATLALLPGAQVADFTGDSLFAAFNRPWRVDDRADRMGVRLTGPKLACRIGSLISEGIGLGAVQVPPDGQPIALLNDRQTIGGYPRLGALTPLSASRLAQCLPGQEVRLAATTLERALSGQRRFRDAVAG encoded by the coding sequence ATGAGTAAATATACCGTTATCGGGCTTCGCGTCGAACGTGCCGGCCCTCTGGCCCTGTTGCAGGACGCTGGTCGGTTCGGAGTGCGCCGCCTTGGCGTGACCCAGGGCGGGCCGGCCGACCTGCACGGCTGGGCCTGGGCCAACCGCCTGGTCGACAATGCCTGGGGCACCCCGGCGCTGGAGATCACCTTCGGCGGTCTCAAGCTGGTTGCCGAGCGTGATCTGACGATCGCGGTGGCGGGGGGCGACCTGAGTGCCACCCTGGAGGGGAGGCCTCTTCCCCTGTGGCAGCCGGTAAGCCTGCGGGAAGGCCAGGCCCTGGCATTCGCTGCGCCGCGCAACGGCCTGAGGGCCTATCTGGCCGTGGCAGGGGGCTTCCAGGCCGAGCCGGTGCTGGGCAGCGTGAGCTGCGTGGTGCGTGAGGGGCTGGGCGGTTTCGATGGAAGTGGCGGCAAGCTCGCGGACGGTGACCGTCTGGCGGTGACCGCCGATGCTGGTCGACGCGTCCAGGAAAAGGGGTTACCCGCGGCGGAATGCCCGGACTATGCCTCGCCGGCAACGCTGGCGTTGCTGCCGGGTGCCCAGGTGGCGGATTTTACCGGTGACAGCCTGTTCGCCGCCTTCAACCGTCCCTGGCGGGTGGATGATCGTGCCGATCGCATGGGGGTGCGCCTGACTGGACCGAAGCTGGCGTGCCGGATCGGTTCGTTGATCTCGGAAGGGATCGGACTGGGGGCGGTGCAGGTGCCCCCCGACGGGCAGCCCATCGCGCTGCTCAACGACCGTCAGACCATCGGCGGCTATCCGCGGCTGGGAGCGCTGACACCGCTGTCGGCATCGCGCCTGGCCCAGTGTCTGCCGGGCCAGGAGGTGCGCCTGGCCGCCACCACGCTGGAGCGCGCGCTTTCCGGGCAACGCCGCTTCCGCGACGCCGTGGCCGGCTGA
- a CDS encoding ribbon-helix-helix protein, CopG family, with protein MPHLLRLPRELDERLEHLVQTTGLSKTLLIERCLERGVAALEAELLMEGGQASRAPTSIDQLLRESGLGA; from the coding sequence ATGCCTCATCTACTGCGACTCCCGCGTGAACTGGATGAACGTCTCGAGCACCTCGTCCAGACCACCGGCCTGAGCAAGACGCTACTTATCGAACGCTGCCTGGAAAGAGGCGTCGCGGCACTCGAGGCCGAGCTGCTGATGGAGGGAGGCCAGGCTTCCCGGGCGCCCACCAGCATCGACCAGCTGCTGCGCGAGAGCGGCCTGGGCGCCTGA
- the sugE gene encoding quaternary ammonium compound efflux SMR transporter SugE, with protein sequence MGFAWTMLVAAGLLEVAWAVGLKASQGFTRWWPSLFTVTTMLVSFYLLAQAMKTLPLGTAYAVWVGIGAVGSVLLGILIYGDSASPLRLASLALVLVGLVGLKLAG encoded by the coding sequence ATGGGATTTGCCTGGACGATGCTGGTCGCGGCGGGGCTGCTGGAGGTGGCCTGGGCAGTGGGGCTCAAGGCCTCGCAGGGCTTCACCCGGTGGTGGCCGAGCCTGTTCACCGTGACCACCATGCTGGTGAGCTTCTATCTGCTGGCCCAGGCCATGAAGACACTGCCGCTGGGCACCGCCTATGCGGTGTGGGTCGGCATCGGGGCAGTGGGTAGCGTGCTGCTCGGCATCCTGATCTACGGAGACAGTGCCTCTCCGCTGCGCCTGGCCAGCCTCGCACTGGTGCTGGTGGGGCTGGTGGGTCTCAAGCTGGCGGGGTAA
- the csiR gene encoding DNA-binding transcriptional regulator CsiR, with the protein MPLDIPAARENLGISAYHHLKKDIIRSVFKPGEKLLMSRLKERYDLGVGPLREALSQLVAERLVVAISQRGFRVAPMSMAELADLYDARAQLEGLLLGLAIERGDDSWEAEILARAHTLAKVMEVNTPEELLDVWDTRHQAFHSAIVSGCQSSHLLQIRQSLFDQVERYRHLWLRETVLSEAALERKRREHAALVEVILARDSERATAMMREHLMTPVPIISEAMRQQGLT; encoded by the coding sequence ATGCCCCTCGATATCCCGGCGGCCCGCGAGAATCTCGGGATCAGTGCCTACCACCACCTGAAGAAGGACATCATCCGCAGCGTCTTCAAGCCCGGCGAGAAACTGCTGATGAGCCGGCTCAAGGAGCGCTACGACCTGGGCGTCGGCCCCCTGCGCGAGGCGCTCTCCCAGCTGGTAGCGGAGCGCCTGGTGGTGGCCATCAGCCAGCGCGGCTTCCGGGTGGCACCGATGTCGATGGCCGAGCTGGCCGATCTCTACGACGCCCGGGCCCAGCTCGAGGGGCTCCTGCTCGGGCTGGCCATCGAGCGTGGCGACGACAGTTGGGAGGCCGAGATCCTGGCTCGCGCCCACACTCTCGCCAAGGTGATGGAGGTCAACACCCCCGAGGAGCTGCTCGACGTCTGGGACACCCGCCACCAGGCGTTCCACAGCGCCATCGTCAGCGGCTGCCAGTCATCACACCTGCTGCAGATCCGCCAGAGCCTGTTCGACCAGGTGGAGCGCTATCGCCACCTCTGGCTGCGCGAGACAGTGCTCTCCGAGGCGGCCCTGGAGCGCAAGCGCCGCGAGCACGCCGCGCTGGTCGAGGTGATCCTGGCCCGCGACAGCGAACGCGCCACCGCCATGATGCGCGAGCACCTGATGACGCCGGTGCCGATCATCAGCGAGGCGATGCGCCAGCAGGGGCTGACATGA
- the sulP gene encoding sulfate permease — protein MLKRHLPILTWLPHYNRRLLGADLLAGVIVTVMVIPQSLAYALLAGLPAVVGLYASLLPAGLYALLGTSRTLAIGPVAIIALMTGAALSNVATPGSEAYVQAALVLSLLSGAMLVAMGLLRLGFFANFLSHPVIAGFLSSSAVLIAIGQTAHLAGISASGYNALDLLASIAGQLHRLHWPTLAIGLGTLLLLIASRRHASRLLTRLGLAASTAGLVARSGPVLAVVATTLLSWHLGLAERGVAVVGAIPAGLPPLTLPSLDLTLWRVLLIPALLISVVGFVESISMAQMLAAKRRQRISPNQELVGLGGANLAAAFTAGMPVTGGLSRTVINDEAGAQTPLAGLFAALGIGLATLLFTPLLHHLPIATLAATITVAILTLVDIPLIRQTWRYSRSDFSAMAVTILLTLAEGVEAGIISGVVLSIGLFLYRTSRPHSAVVGRIPGTEHFRSMRRHEVETLTDVAFLRIDESLYFANARYLEDTVLQMVARQPGLEHVVLICSAVNLIDASALESLDAINERLHEAQVTLHLAEVKGPVMDRLKRSDFLDDLTGRVFLSTYAAWQALKPSPVEVDGGEE, from the coding sequence ATGCTCAAGCGCCATCTGCCGATACTGACCTGGCTGCCCCACTATAATCGACGCCTGTTGGGAGCCGACCTGCTGGCCGGCGTGATCGTCACCGTGATGGTGATCCCCCAGTCGCTGGCCTATGCCCTGCTCGCCGGGCTGCCCGCCGTGGTGGGGCTCTACGCCAGCCTGCTGCCGGCCGGGCTCTATGCCCTGCTCGGCACCAGCCGCACCCTGGCGATCGGCCCGGTGGCAATCATCGCGCTGATGACCGGCGCGGCGCTGTCCAATGTGGCCACGCCGGGCAGCGAGGCCTATGTACAAGCGGCGCTGGTGCTGTCGCTGCTCTCCGGTGCGATGCTGGTCGCCATGGGCCTGCTGCGCCTGGGCTTCTTCGCCAACTTCTTGAGCCACCCGGTGATCGCCGGCTTCCTCTCATCCTCCGCGGTGTTGATCGCCATCGGCCAGACGGCCCACCTGGCCGGGATCTCGGCCAGCGGCTACAACGCCCTCGACCTGCTGGCCAGCATCGCCGGGCAGCTCCATCGGCTGCACTGGCCCACCCTGGCGATCGGCCTGGGCACCCTGCTGTTGCTGATCGCCAGTCGCCGCCATGCCAGCCGCCTGCTGACGCGACTGGGGCTCGCCGCCTCCACCGCCGGCCTGGTGGCGCGCAGCGGCCCGGTGCTGGCGGTGGTCGCCACCACCCTGCTCAGTTGGCACCTGGGGCTCGCCGAACGCGGCGTCGCCGTGGTCGGGGCCATTCCCGCCGGGCTGCCGCCGCTGACCCTGCCGAGCCTGGATCTCACCCTGTGGCGCGTCTTGCTGATTCCGGCCCTGCTGATCAGTGTGGTGGGCTTCGTGGAGTCGATCTCCATGGCCCAGATGCTCGCCGCCAAGCGCCGCCAACGGATATCCCCCAACCAGGAACTGGTCGGCCTGGGTGGCGCCAACCTGGCCGCGGCCTTCACCGCCGGCATGCCGGTCACCGGCGGACTGTCGCGCACCGTGATCAATGACGAGGCGGGGGCCCAGACACCGCTGGCCGGGCTCTTCGCGGCCCTGGGCATCGGCCTTGCGACACTGCTGTTCACGCCGCTGCTGCACCACCTGCCCATCGCCACCCTGGCCGCCACCATCACCGTGGCGATTCTCACCCTGGTCGATATCCCGCTGATTCGCCAGACCTGGCGCTACTCACGCAGCGACTTCTCGGCCATGGCGGTGACCATCCTGCTGACGCTGGCGGAGGGGGTCGAGGCCGGCATCATCAGCGGCGTGGTGCTCTCCATCGGTCTCTTCCTGTATCGCACCAGCCGCCCCCACAGCGCCGTGGTGGGACGTATTCCCGGCACCGAGCACTTCCGCAGCATGCGGCGTCACGAGGTCGAGACGCTGACCGATGTCGCCTTCCTGCGCATCGACGAGAGCCTCTACTTCGCCAATGCCCGTTACCTTGAGGACACGGTGCTGCAGATGGTGGCCCGCCAACCCGGCCTGGAACACGTGGTGCTGATCTGCTCGGCGGTCAACCTGATCGACGCCTCGGCGCTGGAGAGCCTGGATGCCATCAACGAGCGCCTGCACGAGGCACAAGTCACGCTGCACCTGGCCGAGGTCAAGGGCCCGGTGATGGACCGCCTGAAGCGCAGCGACTTCCTGGATGACCTGACCGGCCGGGTATTTCTCAGCACTTATGCGGCCTGGCAGGCGCTCAAGCCCAGCCCGGTGGAAGTGGACGGCGGCGAAGAGTGA
- a CDS encoding aminotransferase class I/II-fold pyridoxal phosphate-dependent enzyme: protein MKPETIALHHGYAPDDQHAVAVPIHQTTSFSFDSAQHAADLFDLKVEGNIYSRIMNPTCGVLEQRVAALEGGIAGLAVASGMAAITYAIQTIAETGDNIVSISELYGGTYNLFAHTLPRQGIEVRFADKADLAGLEGLIDERTKAVFCESVGNPSGGVVDMEALAEVAHRHGVPVIVDNTVPTPFLWRPIEHGADIVIHSATKYIGGHGTTVGGVIVDSGKFPWADNAERFPLLNQPDVSYHGVCYTRDLGEAAFIGRARVVPLRNMGAALSAQAAWQLLQGLETLGLRIERICDNAQRIAEYLQGHAAVTWVQYAGLEDHKDHALAQKYMGGRASGILSFGIKGGREAGARFYDALGLVLRLVNIGDAKTCSSIPAATTHRQLNDEELAKAGVTADMVRLSIGIEHVDDIIADLDQALAASQA from the coding sequence ATGAAGCCCGAAACCATCGCTCTCCATCACGGCTACGCCCCCGACGACCAGCACGCCGTGGCGGTGCCGATCCATCAGACCACCTCGTTTTCCTTCGACAGTGCCCAGCACGCCGCGGATCTGTTCGACCTCAAGGTCGAGGGCAATATCTACTCGCGGATCATGAACCCCACCTGCGGCGTGCTCGAGCAGCGGGTCGCGGCGCTGGAGGGCGGCATCGCCGGCCTGGCGGTGGCCTCGGGCATGGCGGCGATCACTTACGCCATCCAGACCATCGCCGAGACGGGGGACAATATCGTCTCGATCAGCGAGCTCTACGGCGGTACCTACAATCTCTTCGCCCATACCCTGCCGCGCCAGGGCATCGAGGTGCGCTTCGCCGACAAGGCGGACCTCGCCGGCCTCGAGGGGCTGATCGACGAGCGTACCAAGGCGGTGTTCTGCGAAAGCGTCGGCAACCCCTCCGGTGGGGTGGTCGACATGGAGGCACTGGCCGAGGTCGCCCATCGCCACGGCGTGCCGGTGATCGTCGACAATACCGTGCCCACCCCCTTCCTGTGGCGGCCCATCGAGCATGGCGCCGATATCGTCATCCACTCGGCCACCAAGTATATCGGTGGGCACGGCACCACCGTGGGTGGGGTGATCGTCGACTCCGGCAAGTTCCCCTGGGCCGACAACGCCGAGCGCTTCCCCCTGCTCAACCAGCCGGATGTCTCCTACCACGGCGTCTGCTATACCCGTGATCTGGGCGAGGCGGCCTTTATCGGGCGCGCCCGTGTCGTCCCGTTGCGCAACATGGGGGCCGCGCTCTCCGCCCAGGCGGCCTGGCAGCTGCTGCAGGGCCTCGAGACCCTGGGGCTGCGCATCGAGCGCATCTGCGACAACGCCCAGCGTATCGCCGAGTACCTGCAGGGCCACGCCGCCGTGACCTGGGTGCAGTATGCGGGTCTCGAGGATCACAAGGACCACGCCCTGGCGCAGAAGTACATGGGCGGGCGCGCCTCGGGCATCCTCAGCTTCGGCATCAAGGGCGGCCGCGAGGCCGGCGCGCGCTTCTACGACGCCCTGGGGCTGGTGCTGCGCCTGGTCAATATCGGTGACGCCAAGACCTGCTCGTCGATCCCGGCGGCCACCACCCACCGCCAGCTCAATGACGAGGAGCTGGCCAAGGCGGGCGTGACCGCGGACATGGTGCGGCTCTCCATCGGCATCGAGCATGTCGACGACATCATCGCCGACCTCGACCAGGCGCTGGCGGCGAGCCAGGCTTGA
- the rarD gene encoding EamA family transporter RarD: protein MTTTTSPPADREARQGVMFGLAAYGMWGCFPLFFALFEGVPAFEILIHRVLWSCLFLVGLVTLLGRWAPIRQALGQPRRLGRVLGCALLIALNWGLYIYAVETRHVLQASLGYFMTPLVNVALGMLVLRETIHRLQAAAVALAALAIVMQLVMLGQLPWISLALAFSFGTYGLLRKQVPLDGLSGLFVETLLLLPLGLIALGWLSHLELSHFLGDTRTTLLLIASGVITALPLLAFAGAARRLRLATLGFLMYINPTIQFLIALLAFGEPLSGVQLATFVLIWTGLALYSWSAWQSRPREVTQPARQ from the coding sequence ATGACCACCACCACCTCCCCCCCTGCCGATCGCGAGGCCCGCCAGGGCGTCATGTTCGGGCTGGCCGCCTACGGCATGTGGGGCTGCTTCCCGCTGTTCTTCGCCCTCTTCGAGGGAGTGCCCGCCTTCGAGATCCTGATCCACCGGGTACTGTGGTCCTGCCTGTTCCTGGTCGGACTCGTGACCCTGCTCGGGCGCTGGGCGCCGATCCGCCAGGCCCTGGGCCAGCCCCGCCGCCTGGGCCGGGTGCTGGGCTGTGCCTTGCTGATCGCCCTGAACTGGGGGCTCTACATCTACGCGGTGGAGACCCGCCACGTGCTCCAGGCGAGCCTCGGCTACTTCATGACCCCGCTGGTCAACGTGGCCCTCGGGATGCTGGTGCTGCGCGAGACCATACACCGACTGCAGGCGGCGGCGGTGGCACTGGCCGCGCTGGCGATCGTCATGCAATTGGTGATGCTGGGCCAGCTCCCCTGGATCAGCCTGGCATTGGCCTTCTCCTTCGGCACCTACGGCCTGTTGCGCAAGCAGGTGCCGCTGGACGGCCTCTCGGGCCTGTTCGTGGAAACCCTGCTGCTGCTGCCGCTGGGGCTGATCGCCCTGGGCTGGCTGAGCCACCTGGAGCTCTCCCACTTCCTGGGCGATACACGCACCACCCTGCTGCTGATCGCCAGCGGGGTGATCACCGCCCTGCCGCTGCTCGCCTTCGCTGGGGCCGCCCGGCGGCTGCGCCTGGCGACCCTGGGCTTTCTGATGTACATCAACCCCACCATCCAGTTTCTGATCGCCCTGCTGGCATTCGGCGAGCCGCTCTCGGGCGTTCAGCTGGCTACCTTCGTGCTGATCTGGACGGGGCTCGCCCTCTACTCCTGGTCGGCATGGCAGAGCCGGCCGCGAGAGGTCACGCAGCCGGCAAGGCAATAA
- a CDS encoding amidohydrolase — protein sequence MSELRTTLVQCDLRWEEPAANCRMLEETLGGLGGDQTDLIVLPEMFATGFTMNSREMAEPMVESATVAWLREQAWQRGCVVTGSVAIVEHGNYFNRLVWARPDGSIATYDKRHLFRMAGEHERYAMGHERVIVELKGFRILLSVCYDLRFPVWLRQQPDPSEHFEYDALLCVANWPAPRRHPWRVLLQARAIENLCPVIGVNRVGEDAKGLPYAGDSMLVDAKGEALIDEPEGVAFVRTASLSLEELQAFREKFPAWRDADHFRLADGVGN from the coding sequence ATGAGCGAGTTGAGAACGACCCTGGTGCAGTGTGACCTGCGCTGGGAGGAGCCGGCGGCCAACTGCCGGATGCTGGAGGAGACCCTGGGCGGTCTCGGCGGCGACCAGACCGACCTGATCGTGTTGCCGGAGATGTTCGCCACCGGCTTCACCATGAACTCCCGCGAGATGGCCGAGCCCATGGTGGAGAGCGCGACCGTGGCCTGGCTGCGTGAGCAGGCCTGGCAACGCGGCTGCGTGGTCACCGGCAGTGTGGCGATCGTCGAGCATGGCAATTACTTCAACCGCCTGGTGTGGGCGCGGCCCGACGGCTCCATCGCCACCTACGACAAGCGCCATCTCTTCCGCATGGCCGGCGAGCACGAGCGCTATGCCATGGGACACGAGCGAGTGATCGTCGAGCTCAAGGGCTTTCGCATTCTGCTCAGTGTCTGCTACGACCTGCGCTTTCCGGTGTGGCTGCGTCAGCAGCCCGACCCGAGCGAGCACTTCGAGTATGACGCCCTGCTGTGCGTAGCCAACTGGCCCGCGCCGCGGCGCCACCCCTGGCGAGTGCTGCTGCAGGCCCGGGCCATCGAGAACCTGTGCCCGGTGATCGGCGTGAATCGCGTCGGCGAGGATGCCAAGGGGTTGCCCTATGCCGGCGACTCGATGCTGGTCGATGCCAAGGGAGAGGCGCTGATCGACGAGCCCGAGGGTGTGGCCTTCGTCAGGACCGCCAGCCTCTCTCTCGAGGAGTTGCAGGCGTTTCGTGAAAAGTTTCCCGCCTGGCGCGATGCCGACCATTTCCGCCTGGCGGATGGGGTGGGCAACTGA